The Pseudomonas asiatica genome has a segment encoding these proteins:
- a CDS encoding A24 family peptidase, with product MSAEPLFAIVVLLGLLGIAVVGDLRHHRIPNVLILVGLGLGLAGQVYSAALAGLGYGVLSMLIGFAIFLPMYALGGMAAGDVKLMAMVGAFLTPYDVLSAALFSLIAGGMFGILIVLIRGQLQQTLQRYWLMLRAGAYLAPASDAVAAKPFPYSVAILSGTLVSLFGLPLGL from the coding sequence ATGTCAGCAGAGCCTCTGTTCGCCATTGTCGTGCTGCTAGGGCTGCTGGGTATCGCGGTGGTGGGCGATCTTCGACACCACCGCATCCCCAACGTCCTGATCTTAGTGGGGTTGGGGTTGGGGTTGGCGGGCCAGGTTTACTCCGCAGCACTCGCCGGGTTGGGGTATGGCGTGCTGAGTATGCTTATCGGGTTCGCCATATTTCTACCGATGTATGCGTTGGGGGGAATGGCCGCCGGCGACGTCAAGTTGATGGCCATGGTCGGCGCCTTTCTTACACCGTACGACGTACTTTCGGCTGCACTTTTCAGCCTGATAGCCGGTGGCATGTTCGGGATCCTGATAGTGCTCATCCGCGGCCAGTTGCAACAGACGTTACAACGCTACTGGTTGATGTTGAGGGCAGGGGCTTATTTGGCACCAGCGTCGGATGCAGTTGCAGCCAAGCCATTCCCTTATTCGGTCGCAATCCTTTCTGGAACCCTTGTTAGCCTGTTTGGGCTACCGCTAGGCCTATAG
- a CDS encoding Flp family type IVb pilin has translation MNLQTIKASVMKFAKDEDGLTIVEYAVAGGLITLAVVAAFDSLGAAVVTKITALVNAVN, from the coding sequence ATGAATCTGCAAACTATCAAGGCTTCGGTGATGAAGTTCGCCAAAGACGAAGATGGCCTGACCATTGTGGAATATGCCGTGGCGGGGGGGCTGATAACGCTGGCTGTAGTTGCTGCTTTCGATTCATTGGGTGCTGCAGTAGTTACCAAAATCACCGCCTTGGTGAACGCAGTCAACTGA
- a CDS encoding response regulator transcription factor, whose product MSNPGTKPLLLWFDLTRDHSTEALMAQFSHVCDCKLAKAVAHSERQQADMICMHFDRPDTLNLNLLLEVKRNSPSIPVTMFTVQHSEELAVWAMRSRVWEYLVLPLTSGEKSRYIDVLKQLCDIRRASKPSGNAQRIDHLPSLPDSIRLTGEHHKHQALSKVMPYIDQHFRECVDQKDLAQRCGMTTARFSRLFKEVNGVGFLDYILSKRMNLAMDLLVNSQMPITSIGYEAGFKDPSYFARTFKQVSNCTPSEYRQARQLEATASESEPLKGSNAPLLDNVLPSAAFHKSR is encoded by the coding sequence ATGTCTAACCCGGGCACAAAGCCGCTGTTGTTGTGGTTCGATCTGACACGCGATCATTCCACCGAAGCGCTGATGGCACAGTTCAGCCATGTCTGCGATTGCAAACTGGCGAAGGCCGTCGCGCATTCCGAACGCCAGCAGGCAGACATGATCTGCATGCATTTCGATCGCCCCGACACCCTCAACCTCAACCTGCTGCTGGAAGTGAAACGCAACTCACCATCCATCCCGGTCACCATGTTCACCGTGCAGCACTCCGAAGAGTTGGCCGTCTGGGCCATGCGTTCGCGGGTCTGGGAGTATCTGGTATTGCCGCTGACAAGCGGTGAGAAAAGTCGCTACATCGATGTCCTCAAGCAGCTGTGCGACATACGCCGCGCCAGCAAGCCCTCAGGCAATGCGCAGCGCATCGATCACCTTCCCTCCCTGCCGGACAGCATTCGCCTGACCGGCGAACACCACAAGCACCAGGCGCTCAGCAAGGTCATGCCGTACATCGACCAGCACTTTCGCGAATGTGTCGATCAAAAGGACCTCGCGCAGCGTTGCGGCATGACCACGGCCCGCTTCAGCCGCCTGTTCAAGGAAGTCAACGGCGTTGGGTTTCTGGATTACATCCTGAGCAAGCGCATGAATCTGGCCATGGACCTGCTCGTCAACAGCCAGATGCCGATTACCAGCATCGGCTATGAGGCAGGCTTCAAGGACCCGTCCTACTTCGCCCGCACCTTCAAGCAGGTCAGCAACTGCACGCCCAGCGAATACCGCCAGGCCCGCCAGCTCGAAGCGACGGCCAGCGAAAGCGAGCCCTTGAAAGGTTCGAATGCGCCACTACTGGATAACGTGTTACCGAGTGCGGCGTTTCACAAGAGCCGCTGA
- a CDS encoding class I SAM-dependent methyltransferase, producing MSASSSAPSAPDARTQFLDLLNAALHGNTLVKLVLARHVGADQTLQRIIAKPLQVKGQPCLSLVYRHQTRDITRNLALDQAQALVAELLPDSFRNAHLFDADGEVQLTFSKKGKPMLQRHGAQAPREAASSSGHDREKKRYLELSRPFLRDLGVTDAQGALIPSMSRKWKQINKFIEVFDHALASAPVPAEQALRVADFGSGKGYLTFAMHDYLRNSLGREAQVSGVELRQDMVDLCNAAALRLEHPGLEFQCGDVRSVVPEAIEVMIALHACDIATDYAIHTGIRCNAAIIMCSPCCHKQIRPQLHSPGLLQPMLQYGLHLGQQAEMLTDSLRALYLEACGYETKVFEFISLEHTNKNKMILAVKRRQAGDNGALLEKIGQLKAFYGVQEHCLETLLRGDGLLPGV from the coding sequence ATGTCCGCCAGTTCTTCTGCCCCATCCGCGCCGGATGCGCGCACCCAGTTTCTCGACCTGCTGAACGCCGCCCTGCATGGCAATACCTTGGTCAAACTGGTATTGGCGCGCCATGTCGGTGCCGACCAGACCTTGCAACGGATCATTGCCAAGCCGCTGCAGGTCAAGGGCCAGCCGTGCCTGTCGCTGGTCTATCGCCACCAGACCCGCGACATCACCCGCAACCTGGCGCTGGATCAGGCCCAGGCGCTGGTCGCCGAGCTGCTGCCGGACAGCTTCCGCAACGCGCACCTGTTCGACGCCGACGGTGAAGTGCAGTTGACCTTCAGCAAGAAGGGCAAGCCCATGCTCCAGCGCCACGGCGCACAGGCACCGCGCGAAGCTGCCAGCAGCAGCGGCCATGACCGCGAGAAGAAGCGCTATCTGGAGCTGTCGCGGCCATTCCTGCGTGACCTCGGCGTGACTGACGCACAAGGCGCGCTGATCCCGTCCATGTCGCGCAAGTGGAAGCAGATCAACAAGTTCATCGAAGTCTTCGACCACGCCCTGGCCAGCGCCCCGGTGCCGGCGGAGCAGGCGCTGCGGGTAGCCGACTTCGGCTCTGGCAAGGGCTACCTGACCTTTGCCATGCACGACTACCTGCGCAACAGCCTGGGCCGCGAAGCGCAGGTAAGCGGCGTCGAGCTGCGCCAGGACATGGTCGACTTGTGCAACGCCGCCGCCTTGCGCCTGGAGCACCCGGGCCTGGAGTTCCAGTGTGGTGACGTGCGTAGCGTGGTGCCCGAGGCCATCGAAGTGATGATCGCCCTGCATGCCTGCGACATCGCCACCGACTACGCCATCCACACCGGCATCCGCTGCAACGCTGCGATCATCATGTGCTCGCCGTGCTGCCACAAGCAGATCCGCCCGCAACTGCACAGCCCGGGGTTGTTGCAACCGATGCTGCAGTACGGCCTGCACCTGGGCCAGCAGGCCGAAATGCTGACCGACAGCCTGCGCGCGCTGTACCTGGAAGCCTGCGGGTACGAGACCAAGGTGTTCGAGTTCATCTCGCTGGAGCACACCAACAAGAACAAGATGATTCTTGCGGTGAAGCGGCGCCAGGCAGGGGACAACGGCGCGTTGCTGGAGAAGATCGGGCAGCTCAAGGCGTTCTATGGAGTGCAGGAGCATTGCCTGGAGACGTTGTTGCGAGGGGACGGGTTGCTGCCTGGCGTGTGA
- a CDS encoding TPM domain-containing protein, with protein sequence MTPLDEYHQRQIAEAIARAERRTDAELVTVLARRADDYAYWPLFWAAVLALAVPALLHWLLGWPGVRGLLVANVLLFVGLCLLLRSPRLAGWLIPRALRRWRASRLARQQFREQNLQRTAGATGVLIFVSEAERHVEILVDRGIEHHLDATARAAIVARFAEQVRQGRTLQGFVECIEACGELLSEHVPPTHARNELPNRLVILD encoded by the coding sequence ATGACCCCCCTCGACGAATACCATCAGCGCCAGATCGCCGAAGCCATTGCCCGTGCCGAACGGCGCACCGATGCCGAACTGGTGACGGTGCTGGCCCGCCGGGCCGATGACTACGCCTACTGGCCGTTGTTCTGGGCCGCCGTGCTGGCGCTGGCCGTGCCGGCCCTGTTGCACTGGCTGCTGGGTTGGCCCGGAGTGCGTGGCTTGCTGGTGGCCAATGTGCTGTTGTTCGTCGGCTTGTGCCTGCTGCTGCGCAGCCCACGCCTGGCCGGCTGGCTGATCCCCCGGGCCCTGCGCCGCTGGCGCGCCTCGCGCCTGGCCCGCCAGCAGTTTCGCGAACAGAACCTGCAGCGCACGGCTGGTGCCACGGGCGTACTGATCTTTGTCAGCGAGGCGGAGCGGCATGTGGAGATCCTGGTCGACCGTGGTATCGAACACCATCTGGATGCCACCGCCCGCGCGGCCATCGTCGCTCGCTTTGCCGAACAGGTACGCCAGGGCCGCACCTTGCAGGGGTTTGTCGAGTGCATCGAGGCGTGCGGCGAACTGCTCAGCGAACATGTGCCGCCTACCCATGCACGTAACGAGTTGCCCAACCGGTTGGTGATTCTCGATTGA
- the bglX gene encoding beta-glucosidase BglX, which translates to MMKLSLLGLAMGLASQAALAAPSAPPLQDKQAFIDHLISQMTEAEKIGQLRLISIGPEMPHDKIREEIAAGRIGGTFNSRTAPENRPMQDAAMRSRLKIPMFFAYDTVHGERTIFPIGLGMAATWDMDAVAKVGRTAAIEAAADALDMTFAPMVDIARDPRWGRTSEGFGEDTYLTSKIGQVMVRSFQGSSPANPDSIMAIVKHFALYGAVEGGRDYNTVDMSLPKMYNDYLPPYRAALDAGAGGVMVALNSINGVPATSNTWLMNDLLRKEWGFKGVTISDHGAIQELIRHGVARDGREAAKLAIKAGIDMSMNDTLYGEELPGLLKSGEVTQGELDQAVREVLGAKYDMGLFKDPYVRIGKAETDLKDYYGNDRLHRDAARDVARRSLVLLENRNQTLPLKKAGTIALVGPLADAPIDMMGSWAADGKPVHSVTVREGLRRAVEGKAKLVYAKGSNVTGDKAMFDYLNFLNFDAPEIVDDPRPPAVLIDEAVKAAKQSDVVVAVVGESRGMSHESSSRTTLEIPASQRELIKALKATGKPLVLVLMNGRPLSIAWERDQADAILETWFAGTEGGNAIADVLFGDYNPSGKLAITFPRSVGQIPMYYNHTRIGRPFTPGKPGNYTSQYFEEPNGPLYPFGYGLSYSSFELSGLKLSNKDLKRGDTLEAKVTVKNTGKVAGETVVQLYLQDVSASMSRPVKELKNFQKLMLKPGESRTLSFRISEEDLKFYNGQLQRVAEPGEFNVQVGLDSQAVQQQSFELL; encoded by the coding sequence ATGATGAAACTGTCTTTGCTGGGCCTGGCCATGGGCCTTGCCAGTCAGGCGGCCCTCGCCGCCCCCTCCGCCCCGCCCCTGCAGGACAAGCAGGCGTTCATCGACCATCTGATCAGCCAGATGACCGAAGCCGAGAAGATCGGCCAGCTGCGCCTGATCAGCATCGGCCCGGAAATGCCCCACGACAAGATTCGCGAGGAAATCGCCGCCGGCCGCATCGGTGGCACCTTCAACTCGCGTACCGCGCCCGAGAACCGGCCGATGCAGGACGCTGCCATGCGCAGCCGCCTGAAGATCCCGATGTTCTTCGCCTACGATACCGTCCACGGCGAGCGCACCATTTTCCCGATCGGCCTGGGCATGGCCGCGACCTGGGACATGGACGCCGTCGCCAAGGTCGGCCGCACCGCCGCCATCGAAGCCGCGGCCGACGCCCTGGACATGACCTTCGCACCGATGGTCGACATCGCCCGCGATCCGCGTTGGGGCCGCACCAGTGAAGGCTTTGGCGAAGACACCTACCTGACCTCGAAGATCGGCCAGGTGATGGTCCGTTCGTTCCAGGGCAGCAGCCCGGCCAACCCCGACAGCATCATGGCCATCGTCAAGCACTTCGCCCTGTATGGCGCGGTGGAAGGCGGGCGCGACTACAACACGGTCGATATGAGCCTGCCGAAAATGTACAACGACTACCTGCCGCCCTACCGCGCCGCGCTTGACGCTGGTGCCGGCGGGGTGATGGTGGCGCTGAACTCGATCAACGGCGTGCCTGCCACCTCCAACACCTGGCTGATGAACGACCTGCTGCGCAAGGAGTGGGGCTTCAAGGGCGTGACCATCAGCGACCACGGCGCCATCCAGGAGCTGATCCGCCATGGCGTCGCCCGCGATGGCCGCGAAGCCGCCAAGCTGGCGATCAAGGCCGGCATCGACATGAGCATGAACGACACCCTGTACGGCGAAGAGCTGCCAGGCCTGCTGAAGTCCGGCGAAGTGACCCAGGGCGAGCTGGACCAGGCGGTGCGCGAAGTGCTGGGTGCCAAGTACGACATGGGCCTGTTCAAGGACCCGTACGTGCGCATAGGCAAGGCCGAAACCGACCTGAAGGACTACTACGGCAACGACCGCCTGCACCGCGACGCCGCGCGTGACGTGGCGCGCCGCAGCCTGGTGCTGCTGGAAAACCGCAACCAGACCCTGCCGCTGAAAAAGGCCGGCACCATCGCCCTGGTCGGCCCGCTGGCCGATGCCCCGATCGACATGATGGGCAGCTGGGCTGCCGACGGCAAACCAGTGCACTCGGTGACCGTGCGCGAAGGCTTGCGCCGCGCCGTGGAGGGCAAGGCCAAGCTGGTCTACGCCAAAGGTTCCAACGTCACCGGCGACAAGGCAATGTTCGATTACCTGAACTTCCTCAACTTCGATGCCCCGGAAATCGTCGACGACCCGCGCCCGCCTGCGGTGCTGATCGACGAGGCGGTGAAGGCGGCGAAGCAGTCCGATGTGGTGGTGGCAGTGGTCGGTGAATCCCGCGGTATGTCCCACGAGTCGTCGAGCCGTACCACCCTGGAAATCCCCGCCAGCCAGCGGGAGCTGATCAAGGCCCTGAAGGCCACCGGCAAGCCGCTGGTGCTGGTGCTGATGAACGGCCGCCCACTGTCGATTGCCTGGGAGCGCGATCAGGCCGACGCCATTCTGGAAACCTGGTTCGCCGGTACCGAAGGCGGCAACGCGATCGCCGACGTGCTGTTCGGCGATTACAACCCGTCCGGCAAGCTGGCCATCACCTTCCCGCGTTCGGTCGGGCAGATCCCGATGTACTACAACCACACCCGTATTGGCCGGCCCTTCACGCCGGGCAAGCCGGGCAACTATACCTCGCAGTACTTCGAGGAGCCCAATGGCCCGCTGTACCCGTTCGGCTATGGCCTGAGCTACAGCAGCTTCGAGCTGTCGGGGCTGAAGCTGTCGAACAAGGACCTCAAGCGTGGCGACACGCTGGAAGCCAAGGTGACGGTGAAGAACACCGGCAAGGTGGCAGGCGAGACCGTGGTGCAGCTGTACCTGCAGGATGTATCGGCATCGATGAGCCGCCCGGTGAAGGAACTGAAGAACTTCCAGAAGCTGATGCTCAAGCCTGGCGAATCGCGCACGTTGAGCTTCCGCATCAGCGAAGAAGACCTGAAGTTCTACAATGGCCAACTGCAGCGGGTTGCCGAGCCTGGGGAATTCAATGTCCAGGTCGGGCTGGATTCCCAGGCGGTGCAGCAGCAGAGCTTTGAACTGCTGTAA
- a CDS encoding sensor histidine kinase: protein MPFSVRALRLGLITLLIVLGTAFSAGWAMHQAKRQAMEADAQRASQQLGLYANALHTLIDRYRALPAVLALDPELIAALRGPVSEPVQDALNRKLERINGAANSSTLELLDRTGLAIAASNWRLPSSYVGSNYGFRPYFKQTRSQGSGRFYAVGVTSGVPGYFLASAVNDEHGRFLGAMVVKLEFPELEREWRQGSDILLVSDARGITFIANQDGWRYRELQPLSGADRAELAETRQYDKQPLVPLQHQVLTRFADNSTLSRVQGPEGSAEYLWESLPLEGENWTLHLLRKPQVAADGRNAALGAAAVWLSLVFAALFVSQRLRLARLRQRSREELKRQVEERTRELRTAQEGLVQSAKLAALGQMSAAMAHEINQPLTTQRMQLETLRLLLDHGRHDEARQALEPLEQMLTRMAALTSHLKTFARNSPVGLRERLDLATVVDQALHLLEARIRSEEVEVALYLARPAWVRGDAIRLEQVLINLLRNALDAMADKRYKRLEIRIEPDGELWRLSVLDSGGGIAEADLAKVFDPFFTTKPVGEGLGLGLAISYGIVHEAGGQLQAENLPGGARLSLTLPRDLEPVC, encoded by the coding sequence ATGCCCTTTTCCGTTCGCGCCCTGCGTCTGGGGCTGATCACCCTGCTGATCGTGCTGGGCACCGCCTTCAGCGCCGGCTGGGCCATGCACCAGGCCAAGCGCCAGGCCATGGAAGCCGACGCCCAGCGTGCCAGCCAGCAGTTGGGCTTGTATGCCAATGCCTTGCACACGCTGATCGACCGCTACCGCGCCCTGCCCGCCGTGCTGGCGCTGGACCCGGAGCTGATCGCCGCCCTGCGCGGCCCGGTCAGCGAACCGGTGCAGGACGCCCTGAACCGCAAGCTCGAACGCATCAATGGCGCCGCCAACTCCTCCACCCTCGAACTGCTCGACCGCACCGGCCTGGCCATCGCCGCCAGCAACTGGCGGTTGCCCAGCAGCTACGTGGGCTCCAACTACGGTTTTCGCCCCTATTTCAAGCAGACTCGCAGCCAGGGCAGTGGTCGCTTCTACGCCGTGGGCGTGACCAGTGGCGTGCCGGGCTACTTCCTCGCCAGCGCGGTGAACGACGAGCATGGCCGCTTCCTCGGCGCCATGGTGGTGAAGCTGGAGTTCCCCGAGCTGGAACGCGAGTGGCGCCAGGGCAGCGACATCCTGCTGGTCAGCGATGCGCGCGGCATCACCTTCATCGCCAACCAGGACGGCTGGCGCTACCGCGAACTGCAGCCGCTCAGTGGTGCCGACCGTGCCGAACTGGCCGAAACCCGTCAGTACGACAAGCAACCGCTGGTGCCGCTGCAGCACCAGGTGCTGACCCGCTTTGCCGACAACAGCACCCTCAGCCGCGTGCAAGGCCCTGAGGGCAGCGCCGAGTACCTGTGGGAAAGCCTGCCACTGGAGGGTGAAAACTGGACCTTGCACCTGCTGCGCAAGCCGCAGGTAGCCGCCGACGGTCGCAATGCCGCCCTCGGCGCCGCCGCCGTTTGGCTGAGCCTGGTGTTCGCTGCGCTGTTCGTCAGCCAGCGCCTGCGCCTGGCCCGCCTGCGCCAGCGCAGCCGGGAGGAGCTCAAGCGCCAGGTCGAGGAGCGCACCCGTGAGCTGCGCACCGCCCAGGAGGGGCTGGTGCAATCGGCCAAGCTGGCGGCGCTGGGGCAGATGTCGGCAGCCATGGCCCATGAAATCAACCAGCCGCTGACCACCCAGCGCATGCAGCTGGAAACCCTGCGCCTGCTGCTCGACCATGGCCGACATGACGAAGCACGCCAGGCACTGGAGCCGCTGGAGCAGATGCTCACACGCATGGCCGCGCTCACCAGCCACCTGAAAACCTTCGCCCGCAACAGCCCGGTCGGCCTGCGCGAGCGCCTCGACCTGGCCACGGTGGTCGACCAGGCCCTGCACCTGCTGGAAGCACGCATTCGCAGCGAAGAAGTGGAAGTAGCCCTGTACCTGGCGCGCCCGGCCTGGGTGCGCGGCGATGCCATTCGCCTGGAGCAGGTGCTGATCAACCTGCTGCGCAATGCCCTCGACGCCATGGCCGACAAGCGCTACAAACGCCTGGAGATCCGCATCGAGCCCGACGGCGAGCTGTGGCGCCTGAGCGTGCTGGATTCGGGTGGCGGCATTGCCGAGGCCGACCTGGCCAAGGTCTTCGACCCGTTCTTCACCACCAAGCCGGTGGGCGAAGGCCTAGGGCTGGGCCTGGCCATTTCCTACGGTATCGTCCACGAGGCCGGTGGCCAGCTGCAGGCCGAAAACCTGCCTGGCGGCGCGCGCCTGAGCCTTACCCTGCCCCGTGACCTGGAGCCTGTATGTTGA
- a CDS encoding sigma-54-dependent transcriptional regulator — translation MLNSVIVVDDEASIRTAVEQWLSLSGFSVQLFARAEECLAHLPQHFPGVIISDVRMPGMDGLQLLERLQADDPDLPVILLTGHGDVPMAVEAMRSGAYDFLEKPFTPQHLLGSLRRALEKRQLVLENRRLHEQADLKSRLEGTLLGMSQGLQQLRRQVLDLASLPVNVLIRGETGSGKERVARCLHDFGPRADKPFVALNCAAIPESLFEAELFGHESGAFTGAQGKRIGKLEYANGGTVFLDEIESMPLAQQAKLLRVIQEQKLERLGANQSISVDLRIIAATKPDLLEEARAGRFREDLAYRLNVAELRLAPLRERREDILLLFEHFARAAGEKLGRAAPPLSGAQLAQLLSHDWPGNVRELANAAERHALGLGSPNIEVAPAGQSLSEQMEAFEAQCLRAALRQHGGAINAVMETLQLPRRTLNEKMQRHGLVREDFVGRE, via the coding sequence ATGTTGAATTCAGTGATCGTCGTCGATGATGAAGCCAGTATCCGCACCGCGGTCGAGCAATGGCTGAGCCTGTCCGGCTTCAGCGTGCAACTGTTCGCCCGCGCCGAAGAATGCCTGGCACACCTGCCACAGCACTTTCCCGGAGTAATCATCAGCGATGTACGCATGCCGGGCATGGATGGCCTGCAGTTGCTCGAACGCCTGCAGGCGGACGACCCCGACTTGCCGGTGATCCTGCTGACCGGCCACGGCGATGTGCCCATGGCAGTGGAAGCCATGCGCAGCGGGGCCTACGACTTCCTGGAAAAACCCTTTACCCCGCAGCACCTGCTGGGCAGCCTGCGTCGGGCCCTGGAAAAGCGCCAGCTGGTCCTGGAAAACCGCCGGCTGCACGAGCAGGCCGACCTCAAGTCACGCCTGGAAGGCACGCTGCTTGGCATGTCCCAAGGCCTGCAACAGCTGCGCCGGCAAGTGCTGGACCTGGCCAGCCTGCCGGTCAATGTGCTGATCCGCGGCGAAACCGGCAGTGGCAAGGAGCGCGTGGCCCGGTGCCTGCACGATTTTGGCCCGCGCGCCGACAAGCCGTTCGTCGCCCTCAACTGTGCAGCCATCCCCGAGTCGCTGTTCGAGGCCGAGCTGTTCGGCCATGAAAGCGGCGCTTTTACCGGTGCCCAAGGCAAGCGCATCGGCAAGCTGGAGTACGCCAACGGTGGCACGGTGTTCCTCGACGAAATCGAAAGCATGCCACTGGCCCAACAGGCCAAGCTGCTGCGGGTGATCCAGGAACAGAAGCTGGAGCGCCTGGGGGCCAACCAGAGCATCAGCGTCGACCTGCGCATCATTGCCGCGACCAAGCCCGACCTGCTCGAAGAAGCCCGCGCCGGGCGCTTCCGCGAAGACCTTGCCTATCGCCTGAACGTGGCCGAGCTGCGCCTGGCGCCATTGCGTGAACGGCGTGAGGACATTCTACTGCTGTTCGAGCACTTTGCCCGTGCCGCCGGCGAAAAGCTTGGCCGCGCGGCCCCGCCACTGTCGGGCGCGCAACTGGCGCAGCTGCTGTCGCACGACTGGCCGGGCAACGTACGTGAACTGGCCAACGCGGCGGAACGCCATGCATTGGGGCTGGGCTCGCCGAACATCGAGGTGGCGCCTGCCGGGCAGTCGCTGAGCGAGCAGATGGAAGCGTTCGAGGCGCAATGCCTGCGCGCGGCGCTGCGCCAGCACGGGGGCGCGATCAATGCTGTGATGGAAACGTTGCAGCTGCCGCGGCGCACGCTGAACGAGAAAATGCAGCGGCATGGGTTGGTGCGCGAGGATTTTGTTGGCCGAGAATGA
- a CDS encoding MFS transporter — MDNATSLPAGAATAPATEKTTASRLKSIFSGSIGNMVEWYDWYVYAAFSLYFAKAFFPAGDSTAQLLNTAAIFAVGFLMRPIGGWLMGLYADRKGRKAALMASVLLMCAGSLVIALTPGYETIGVAAPILLVIARLLQGLSVGGEYGTSATYLSEMASKDRRGFFSSFQYVTLISGQLIALAVLIVLQQTLTTEQLYAWGWRVPFVIGALCAVVALYLRRGMEETASFTKKEKAKESLMRTLLRHPKELMTVVGLTMGGTLAFYTYTTYMQKYLVNTVGMSISDSTTISAATLFLFMCLQPVIGGLSDKIGRRPILIAFGVLGTLFTVPILSTLHTIQTWWGAFFLIMAALIIVSGYTSINAVVKAELFPTEIRALGVGLPYALTVSIFGGTAEYVALWFKSAGMESGFYWYVTACIACSLLVYATMKDTKQHSRITTE, encoded by the coding sequence ATGGATAATGCCACCTCCCTGCCAGCCGGGGCGGCCACCGCGCCTGCCACAGAAAAAACCACCGCCAGCCGCCTGAAGTCGATCTTCAGCGGGTCCATCGGCAACATGGTCGAATGGTACGACTGGTACGTCTACGCCGCATTCTCGCTGTACTTCGCCAAGGCCTTCTTCCCAGCCGGCGATTCCACCGCACAATTGCTCAATACCGCCGCGATCTTCGCCGTGGGCTTCCTCATGCGCCCGATCGGTGGCTGGCTGATGGGCCTGTACGCCGACCGCAAAGGCCGCAAGGCCGCATTGATGGCCTCGGTGCTGCTGATGTGTGCAGGCTCGCTGGTCATCGCCCTGACCCCGGGCTACGAAACCATCGGCGTCGCCGCGCCAATCCTGCTGGTCATCGCACGCCTGCTGCAGGGCTTGTCGGTGGGTGGTGAATACGGCACCTCGGCCACCTACCTCAGCGAAATGGCCAGCAAGGACCGCCGTGGCTTCTTCTCCAGCTTCCAGTACGTGACCCTGATCTCCGGCCAGCTCATCGCCCTGGCGGTACTGATCGTCCTGCAACAGACCCTGACCACCGAGCAGCTGTATGCCTGGGGCTGGCGCGTACCGTTCGTGATCGGTGCGCTGTGCGCCGTGGTGGCCCTGTACCTGCGTCGCGGCATGGAAGAAACCGCTTCCTTCACCAAGAAGGAAAAGGCCAAGGAAAGCCTGATGCGCACCCTGCTGCGCCACCCCAAGGAGCTGATGACCGTGGTCGGCCTGACCATGGGCGGCACCCTGGCCTTCTACACCTACACCACCTACATGCAGAAGTACCTGGTCAACACCGTGGGCATGAGCATCAGCGACTCGACCACCATCTCGGCCGCCACGCTGTTCCTGTTCATGTGCCTGCAGCCGGTGATCGGTGGCCTGTCCGACAAGATCGGTCGACGCCCGATCCTGATCGCCTTCGGTGTACTCGGCACACTGTTCACCGTACCGATCCTCAGCACCCTGCACACCATCCAGACCTGGTGGGGCGCGTTCTTCCTGATCATGGCGGCGCTGATCATCGTCAGCGGCTACACCTCGATCAACGCCGTGGTCAAAGCCGAGCTGTTCCCCACCGAAATCCGCGCCCTGGGCGTGGGCCTGCCGTACGCCCTGACCGTGTCGATCTTCGGCGGCACCGCCGAGTACGTGGCCCTGTGGTTCAAGAGCGCCGGCATGGAGAGTGGCTTCTACTGGTACGTCACCGCCTGCATCGCCTGCTCGCTGCTGGTTTACGCGACCATGAAGGACACCAAGCAGCACTCGCGGATTACCACTGAGTGA